Part of the Sinorhizobium sp. BG8 genome, ACGCCGATCGAGCAGTTGACCCGCATCGACTTCATCCTTGCCAATGTCAGCGCCACCTACCTCGTTTTCGGGACAATCTTCGCGATTGGCCTGTTCGTGCGCCATGCGACGGTTGCCGAGGCGACCGTGCAGGGGCTCTCGGCGGCTTATGGCAACATCGGCTACATGGGCCCGGGCTTGGCACTTCTCGCCTTCGGTGAACGCGCGGCGGTGCCCGTGGCACTCGTCTTCTGCTTCGAAAACATGCTGCATTTCATGGTGGCGCCCGCCTTGATGGCTCTATCTGGCGGTGGCAGGCAATCGGCGGCGACTGTTGCGGCGGGCATTCTGCGCCGCATCGTCACGCACCCGTTCATCGTTGCGACGGCTGCCGGCTTCGTCGCGGCCTTCTCCGGTTTCGAGCCGCCGGTTCCCTTGATGCGGCTCATCGACTACCTCGCCCAGGCGGCCGCGCCCTGCGCGCTGTTTGCCATGGGCGTCACCCTTGCCCTGCGCCCCGTCAAGCGCGTCCCGGTCGAGATCGCCTATATCGTTCCGGCGAAGCTCCTTCTCCTGCCGGCGGTCATGTATCTGATGCTCGGCTTTGCGGGGAACTTCGATCCCTTGTGGGTGTTCACGGCGATGCTTCTTGCAGCGTTGCCGACGGCGACCAACGTCTTCGTCATCGGCCAGCAATACGGCGTGTGGCAGGAGCGGGCGTCGGCGACCATTCTCATCACCACGCTCCTCTCCGTCGCCACGGTGACGTTCCTCCTCTACCTCATCAAGTCAGGCCTTCTGCCCGGCGATCCTTTTCCTTAGGCTGTCGCGAAACGCCTTGAACGACCCGCCCGGCTCGATGCCTTCGCGCATGGCGACGCTTCTGAGCGGTCCCATGGCGGAGAGAAGGTGCAGGCCGGCTGAGCGGAGGATCTGGACCGGAAGGAAGCCCGAAAGAAGCGACCGATTGAGGAGGTCGACACTCATCGTGCGGCTGCGAACGTCCGCCTGCCTGTGACGGTCGAAGCGGTCGCCGATCTTTCCAAGGTCGGGTGTCGTCGAATCTCCAAGCAGCTTCCTCAGGGCCATTATGTCCCTGAGGCTAAGATTGAGGCCCTGGGCCCCGATCGGCGGAAAGGCATGCGCCGCTTCGCCGACGAGTGCGGTGCGCTCCCTGCCGAAGCGGTGCGCAATCATGCCCGACAGAGGATAGGCTTGCGGGATCGTCTCGACGGTCACCTTGCCGAGGATCGATTGCATCCTCTCCTCAACCACTTCGCTGAGCTTGGCCTGAGGAAGTTCGAGCATTTCCTCTGCCTTGCGCGGCGACTGCACCCAGACGAGGCTCGAGCGATTGCCGGGCAGAGGTACCTGCGTGAATGGTCCGCTCTCGGTGTGAAACTCCGTCGAGATGTTGTCGTGCGGCAGGCTGTGGCTGAAGTTCAGGACAATGGCGGTCTGCGGGTACGACCATGTGCGAACGCCGATACCGGCGCTCTGGCGCACGAGCGACCCACGCCCGTCGGCTCCGACGACAAGTTGCGCGCGAAGCGAGTCACCGTTTGCAAGCGTGATCTTGGCCGCGTCGGGCTCGGTGTCAACGGCATCGGCACCGTAATCGAATCGCGTGATCGTGTCAGTTGTCGCAATCCGGCTCTCCAGCAGTTCGGCGAGCGGTGCGTTCGGAATATTGTAGCCGAAGGCCGACAGCCCGACCTCGCTTGCACGGAAGCTGACTGGCGGCGCCCGGAACAGACGGGAGGTGCCGTCCAGGATCCGCATCGTTTCAAGCGGGGCGGCACTGGGAGCGATGGTGTCCCAGAGTTCGAGATCTCTTAGCAGGCCGATCGACTGGTCCATCAGCGCCGTGGTGCGCCCGTCCGGCATGTCGCGACGCGGGGCTACCAACGCCACGCGGCCGCCTGACGTGGAAAGTGCAAGCGCGGCAACGCTTCCTGCCAGTCCTCCTCCAATGATTGCGATCTCAAACTCGTTCACGGGCATTACAGACTTTCGAATTGCGACCCACCGATTTGTGGGTGTTGAACCTTTGAACAGACTAGATCCGAAGGTGGGCGAAATCCATGGGGTGAATCGGCGCAGGTTGATCGCAAGACTGGAAGGACGACCCAAGCGCGCGCATTTTCTCTGGCGGCGGGAGCCAATCGGTGCATATTAGCCGCACAAAATCGGGTAAGCCGGTACCGGCTCGATAGCGGGCAGGGTGCAGCGGATTCTCGCGCGGGGATGGACGACAAAAACCGATGAAACTCTTCAACTACAAACGGGTACCCTATGCCGAGATGCGGGCCTTCTCCGTCCACATCCTTACGGCATCCGGCTCGTTTCTTGCCTTCCTCGGTGTTGTCGCTGCGGCAGAGAGACGCTTCGTCGACATGTTCTGGTGGCTTGGCCTTGCCCTGCTCGTGGACGGTATCGATGGACCGATCGCACGGAAAGTGCGCGTCAAGGAAGTGCTGCCGAACTGGTCCGGCGATACGCTGGACAATGTCATCGATTACGTGACCTACGTCCTGCTACCTGCCTTCGCACTCTACCAGAGCGGCATGATCGGTGAGCCCTGGTCCTTTGTCGCTGCGGGCGCGATAGTGGTCTCGAGCGCCATCTACTACGCCGACATGGGGATGAAGACGGACGACTACTTCTTCTCCGGATTTCCGGTCGTCTGGAACATGGTCGTCTTCACCCTGTTCGTCATCCAGGCAAGTGAGTTGACGGCATCGATCGTGGTCTTCGTTTCGGTGTTCCTCACGTTCATGCCCATCAACTTCCTGCATCCTGTTCGCGTAAAGAGGCTCAGAACGCTCAATCTGGCGGTGTTCCTGCTATGGTCCGCCCTTGGCATGTATGCCCTGCTGCTGCACTTCGTTACCCCGGATTGGGTCGTCTACGGCGTGGTGGCGACAGGGCTCTACCTCTATGTGATCGGCGCAGTGCTGCAATTTGTTCCCGGCCTGGGCCGGGATTGATTCTCGAGGAGTTCGGAAATGACAAAGGCGATTGTGGTTCGTTCGTTGGGCGGTCCGGAAGTGCTTAAGGTGGAAGACGTGCCGCTCGGCGCGCCCGGCCCCGGCGAGGTCCAGATCAAGCAGGCGGCGATCGGGCTCAATTTCATCGATGTCTATTTCCGCACAGGTCTCTACAAGGCCGAGCTTCCCTTCATTCCCGGCAAGGAAGGCGCCGGCACCGTCACGGCTATAGGGGAGGGCGTGACGGATTTTGCGATCGGCGATCGCGTGGCCTATGCCTCGGCCGATGGCGCCTATGCTGCGGAGCGGAATGTGGCTACCCGGCACCTGGTGAAGGTGCCGGACGAGATTTCTCTCGAGACGGCTGCTGCAATGATGCTGAAGGGCATGACGGCACAGTATCTGCTTCTGCAGACCTATCCGGTCAAGCCGGGAACGACCATTCTCTTCCATGCCGCAGCCGGAGGGGTAGGCCTGATCGCCGGCCAATGGGCCAAGGCTCTGGGCGCGACGGTGATCGGTACGGCGGGCTCCAAGGCGAAGATCGATCTCGCGCTTGCGCACGGCTACGATCACGTGATCGACTACGACAAGGAGGATTTCGTCGCGCGCGTAAAGGAATTGACGGGCGGCAAGGGCGTGGACGTGGTCTATGATTCCGTCGGCAAGGACACATTTCCGAAGTCGCTCGACTGCCTGAAGCCCCTCGGCATGTGGGTGAGCTTCGGCAATTCCTCGGGTCCGGTCGATGCGTTCAACATGGGATTGTTGGCGCAGAAGGGGTCGCTGTTTGCGACCCGCCCAACCTTGTTCCACTACATAGCCACCCGCGAAGCCCTTGATGAATGTGCAAAATCTCTGTTTGATATTGTGCGAAGCAACAAAGTGCGTATCAATATAAATCAGACTTATCCGTTAGGTGAGGCGGGACGCGCGCACACGGATCTCGAATCAAGAAAAACGAGTGGAACGACATTGCTGATTCCCTGAAAAAGGACCCGACAAGGGGCGAGGGAACGCAGGGGAAAAGAGGGGAAGAGTGTCAGCGGTTGGAGCGTCCGATGGCAAGCCATTGCTGGCTGTCCGCAACCTGACGAAGCTGTTCGGTTCGTTTGCCGCCTGCAACGGCATCGATCTCGATGTGCAGCCGGGTGAGATCCACGCCCTCCTGGGCGAGAATGGAGCCGGCAAGTCCACGCTGGTGAAGATGCTGTTCGGGGTCCTCGCTCCGACGAGCGGGCAGATCCTGTGGAAGGGCGAGCCCGTCCGCATAGAAAGCCCCGGTGCCGCCCGCAAGATCGGTATCGGCATGGTCTTCCAGCACTTCTCCCTGTTCGAGGCACTGACTGTCGCGGAAAACATCGCGCTTTCGCTGGATCCGGGTATCTCGCTCGCGAGGATCTCAGACGAGGCCGCGAGTCTCTCCCGCAACTACGGTCTTCCGCTGGACCCGAACGCACATGTTGCCGACCTCTCCGTCGGAGAACGTCAGCGCATCGAGATCGTGCGGGCGCTGTTGCAGAACCCTGAACTTATCATCCTGGACGAACCAACCTCGGTACTGACGCCGCAGGAAGCGGACAGGCTGTTCGAGACCCTTGCCAAGCTCAAGGCCGAGGGCCGCTCGGTGCTCTACATCAGCCATCGCCTGGAAGAGGTGCAGCGCATCTGCGACCGGGCGACGGTGCTCCGGCACGGTAAGGTCACCGGAGCCTGCGACCCGCGGAAGGAAACGCCGGCATCGCTGGCACGCATGATGGTTGGCAGCGACGTTGCCATCGTCAGCGCGGAGGGAACGAGTACCAAGGGCGAGATACTGCTCTCGGCGACCAATCTGAATGCTGCCGCGCGCACTCCATTTGCGGTGTCGCTGAAGAATGTCTCACTGACCGTGCATGCGGGCGAGGTATTGGCGATTGCTGGCGTTGCCGGCAATGGCCAGGGCGAACTCTTCGATGCGCTGTCCGGTGAATATCCTGTCGCCGATAATGACGCGGTAAAGATCCGGCAGAAATCCGTCGGCGCAGCCGGGATCACGGCACGCCGTCTGATCGGTGCTGGCTTCGTCCCCGAGGAACGGCACGGGCATGCCGCAGTTCCAGCCTTGCCGCTCTCCGACAACCTTGTGCTCGCGCGAAACCAGTCCGACCGCGGCGCATTTCTTGGCGGCGGTATTCTCGGGATCATCCGCCATGCGGTGGTGCGGGTCGCATCCCGGCGGATTTCCGAGGCGATGGATGTTCGCAAGAGCGGAGACGATCCCGCAGCCGGTTCACTCTCCGGTGGGAACCTGCAGAAATACATCGTCGGAAGGGAGCTCGACCGGCAGCCGGCGGTTCTGGTTGTCAACCAGCCGACCTGGGGTGTCGATGCCGGCGCGGCAAGCCGAATTCGCCAGGCGCTGGTCGACCTCGCCAAGTCAGGTTCCGCCGTGCTTGTGATCAGCCAGGATCTCGACGAAATCTTCGAGGTCGCGACCGAGGTTGCGGTGATCAGCGATGGTCGTCTCTCCGAGGCCTATCCCGCACGCGACATGACGCGCGAAAAGATCGGGCTTCTCATGGGCGGTATGCATGGGACGACGCAGCCAGGAGAGACCGCGCATGCGCATTGAACTCGAGAAGCGACCCCAGTCGTCCGTCCTCTTTTCCATTCTCTCGCCGTTCATCGCGCTGGTCCTCACGGTCATCGCAGGCGGGATCATGTTCGCGCTGCTCGGAAAGGATCCGCTGTCGGCGCTCTACAGCTTTTTCGTGGAACCATTGCTCGACGTCTGGTCTCTGCACGAGATAGCCATCAAGGCTGCCCCGCTGATCCTGATCGGCGTCGGCCTGTCCGTCTGTTATCGTTCCAACAACTGGAACATCGGGGCGGAGGGACAGTTCATCGCCGGAGCGATCATGGGGTCGATCGTACCGGTCGTCTTCCACGAGTGGCATTCTCCGCTCGTCCTGCCCCTGATGCTGGTGTTCGGAATGATCGGCGGAGCGCTCTACGCCGCGATTCCCGCCTTCCTCAAGGCCCATATGAACACCAACGAGATCCTCACGAGCCTGATGCTGGTCTATATCGCCCAGCTCTTCCTCGACTGGCTGGTGCGCGGACCCTGGCGCAGTCCGGAGGGCTTCAACTTTCCGGTGACCCGAAACTTCGCACCGGAAGCGATACTGCCGGAACTCGTTTCGTCGGGCAGAACCAATCTGGGCTTCGCCTTCGCCATCGTCGCTGCGCTCGCGATCTGGTTCATGATGCGCTACACGCTGAAGGGCTTCGAGATTACCGTGCTCGGCCAGTCCGAGCGGGCAGGGCGCTTCGCGGGATTTTCGGCGCGCAAGATGATCTGGTTCTCGATGCTGCTGTCCGGAGCTTTGGCCGGTCTCGCCGGCGTTTCGGAGGTGAGCGGCGTGATCAACAAGCTGCAGCCAATCATTTCTCCCGGCTACGGGTTCACGGCAATCATCGTCGCATTCCTCGGGCGTCTCAACCCTCTCGGCATCATTGCGGCCGGACTGTTTCTGGCCCTGACATATGTTGGGGGCGAGGCGGTTCAGCTGACCCTCAGCGTGTCTGACAAGGTAACCCGCGTCTTCCAGGGGCTTCTGCTGTTCTTCGTGCTCTCCTGCGATACCCTCATCCAGTATCGCATCCGGCTCCTGTTCTCGGGTCGTGCTGCCACTGCGGAAGGCGGTGCACAGTAATGGGTATCATCGAGGCAATCCTCCTGACCGTCGTGACCGCTGCAACGCCTCTGGTGTTGGCGGCGATAGGCGAGCTGGTGACCGAACGGGCCGGTGTCCTCAACCTCGGCGTTGAAGGCATGATGATCATGGGTGCGGTGCTGGCCTTTGCTGCGACCCAGGCGACCGGTTCTCCCTATGTCGGCATCGTCGCCGGTATCGCCGGCGGAGCGCTTTTCTCTCTCCTGTTCGGTTTCCTGACCCTGACGCTCGTCGCCAACCAGGTCGCGACAGGCCTTGCCTTGACCATTCTGGGGCTCGGCGTATCCGGACAGATCGGGGAATCCTACGTCGGTGTCTCCGGGATCAAGCTGCCGCCCATCTCCATTCCGCTGCTCTCCGAAATCCCCTATCTGGGACCGCTCCTCTTCCGCCAGGATCTCATCTTCTACATGTCGATCGCCCTCGTCATCGGGGTCAACTGGTTCCTGTTCCGCAGCCGGACGGGATTGAAGATCAGGGCCATCGGCGACAGCCACGCCTCCGCGCATGCCCTCGGGATTGGCGTCATCCGCATGCGCTATATTGGAGTCATGTTCGGTGGGGCCTGCGCAGGGCTCGCCGGAGCACAGCTGTCTCTCGTCTATACGCCGCAATGGGTGGAAAACATGTCTGCCGGGCGCGGCTGGATTGCGCTCGCGCTCGTGGTCTTTGCCTCCTGGCGGCCATGGCGGCTGCTTGCCGGCGGCTATCTCTTCGGTGCCGTCTCGATCAGCCAGCTCCATGCCCAGGCCCTGGGGCTCGGGATACCATCGCAATTCCTGTCGGCACTTCCCTATGCCGCCACGATTATCGTACTAGTTCTGATCTCACACAATCGGCGCATGACGTTGATCAACACGCCTGCCTCGCTGGGCAAGCCGTTCGTGCCCGATCGGTGAAGAAGAAAAAACGGGATAACCCATTCTCAAACCTACAGAGGTCGAAATGAAAAAACTGATACTTGCACTTGCAACCTCGGCAGCCGTGCTCGGCTTCGCCGCCGCCGCAAGTGCCCAGGACAAGACGAAGGTCTGCTTTATCTACGTCGGTTCCAAGACCGATGGCGGCTGGACCCAGGCGCACGATCTCGGCCGCCAGGCGCTCGAAAAGGAGCTTGGCGACAAGGTCGAGACTCCGTTCCTCGAAAACGTTCCGGAAGGACCGGATGCCGAGCGCGCGATCGAACGCATGGCCCGTTCGGGCTGCGCCCTGATCTTCACCACGTCGTTCGGCTTCATGGATGCCACCATCAAGGTGGCCGAGAAGTTCCCGGACGTGAAGTTCGAGCATGCGACCGGCTACAAGTCCGCGCCGAACGTCGCGACCTACAACTCGCGCTTCTATGAAGGCCGTTACATCCAGGGTCAGATCGCTGCGAAGATGTCGAAGGCAGGTGTCGCGGGCTACATCGCTTCCTTCCCGATTCCGGAAGTCGTCATGGGTATCAACTCGTTCATCCATGGGGCCCAGTCGGTCAACCCGGACTTCAAGCTGAAGGTGATCTGGGCAAACACCTGGTTCGACCCCGGCAAGGAAGCCGACGCTGCCAAGGCGCTGATCGACCAGGGCGTCGATGTCCTCACCCAGCACACCGATACGACCGCGCCGATGCAGGTCGCGGCCGAGCGTGGCATCAAGGCCTTCGGCCAGGCGTCCGACATGATCAAGGCTGGTCCTGAAACCCAGCTGACCGCGATCGTCGATACCTGGGGTGCCTACTATATCAAGCGCACCAAGGCCCTGCTGGATGGTACCTGGAAGTCCGAGCAGATCTGGGACGGCCTGAAGGACGGCATCCTCACCATGGCGCCCTATACCAACATGCCGGATGACGTGAAGAAAATGGCAGAGGAAACGGAAGCGAAGATACGCTCTGGCGAACTGCATCCGTTCACGGGCCCGATCAACAAGCAGGACGGGACGCCCTGGCTGAAGGAAGGCGAAAAGTCTGACGACGGCACGCTGCTCGGCATGAATTTCTACATTGCAGGCGTCGACGACAAGCTGCCCCAGTAAGGCATTCAGCGTCGGTTTCGAATGAAAAGGGGTGCCCCGGTGGCGCCCCTTTTTTTGTGCGCCGCATCGCAGATTGTGCAACGCGAAATTGCATTTCATGCCAATTTCCGTGTTTACAATAATCATACAATATGATTTTTCTCTTGGTGCTGCACAGCGCAGCTTTCTTGGGAGGAAATCATGAAATTGAAGACCGCACTTGCGAGTGCAACGATTCTTGCTGCCTGCTTTTTCAACTCCGCATCTGCCGCCGATCTGACGGTCGGTTTCTCTCAGATCGGCTCTGAATCCGGCTGGCGCGCGGCAGAGACGACTCTGACGAAGCAGCAGGCCCAGGAACGTGGCATCGATCTGAAGTTTGCGGACGCCCAGCAGAAGCAGGAAAACCAGATCAAGGCGCTGCGTTCCTTCATTGCGCAGGGTGTTGACGCGATCCTGGTCGCACCGGTCGTGGCCACCGGGTGGGACGAAGTCCTGCAGGAAGCCAAGGATGCGGAAATCCCGGTTATTCTGCTCGACCGCACAGTCGATGCGTCTGACGATCTCTACATGACCGCCGTGACGTCCGACCTCGTCCACGAGGGCAATGTTGCCGGCAAATGGCTGGTCGACACCGTCGCCGGAAAGCCGTGCAACGTCGTCGAGTTGCAGGGAACCACGGGTTCTTCTCCGGCCATCGATCGCAAGAAGGGTTTCGAGCAGGCGCTTGCCGGAAACGACAACCTGAAGATCATCCGTAGCCAGACCGGTGACTTCACCCGCACGAAGGGCAAGGAAGTCATGGAAAGCTTCCTGAAGGCCGAAGACGGCGGCAAGAACATCTGCGCGCTCTACGCCCACAATGATGACATGGCTGTTGGCGCCATCCAGGCGATCAAGGAAGCCGGCCTGAAGCCAGGCACCGATATTCTCGTCGTGTCCATCGACGCCGTTCCGGATATCTTCCAGGCGATGGCTGCAGGTGAGGCCAACGCGACCGTCGAACTGACGCCGAACATGGCCGGTCCGGCCTTCGACGCTCTCGCTGCCTATCTGAAGGACGGCACGCAGCCGAAGAAGTGGATCCAGACGGAATCCAAGCTCTATACGCAGGCTGACGATCCGTCGAAGGTCTACGAGGAAAAGAAAGGCCTCGGTTACTGATCTCCCGAGACCCGCATCCGGCATCGATCCGGATGCGGGACCGCAATTGTGGCGCGTGGGGCTGGCCGCCTGTCGGCGGGTTCCACGCACCGGCACGCAATACGGAACGGGAAGATGCACGCAAACGGCGACACCATCCTTTCGGCGATCGGGATAGACAAGATCTTTCCTGGAGCCCGGGCCCTCAACAGGGTCGACTTCACACTGAAGCGTGGCGAGGTCCATGCTCTTCTCGGCGAAAACGGCGCGGGAAAGTCCACTCTGGTCAAATGCATGACCGGTGCTTATCGCCGGGATGGGGGCAAGATTGTCCTCGATGACGTGGAGGTCGATCCGCGCAATACGCTTGAGGCGCAGAATCTCGGAATCGGCACGGTCTACCAGGAGGTCAATCTCCTGCCCAACCTCTCAGTTGCAGAGAACCTCTTCCTCGGGCGCCAGCCAAGGCATTTCGGCTTTGTCCAGACGAGGAAAATGAACCGTTTGGCGCGAGAACTTCTCGCGGAATATGAGCTCGATCTCGATGTGACCGCCGAGCTGTCGCGCTTTTCCGTCGCAATTCAGCAGGTTGTCGCGATCGCGCGCGCGGTCGATCTTTCGGGCAAGGTCCTCATCCTGGACGAGCCGACGGCCAGCCTCGACGCCCATGAGGTGGCGATGCTGTTCCGGATTGTTCGCCGTCTCAAGGCACGCGGACTTGGCATCGTTTTCATCACCCATTTCCTGGAACAGGTTTACGAGATTTCGGACCGCATAACGGTCTTGCGCAATGGCCAGCTTGTTGGCACGCGCGACACGGCTGGCCTCGAGCGCCGCGAAATGATCGCCATGATGCTCGGTCGCGAGCTTCAGGCCGAAGTGCACACCAAGGGCTCGGCGGCATCGTCCGCTGGTGAGGTTCGGTATCGCTTCTCGAACTTCGGGCGCCACGGGCATATCCAGCCCTTCGATCTGGAGGTGCGGGCAGGGGAGGTCGTCGGCGTCGCCGGGCTCCTGGGCTCCGGCAGGACGGAGACAGCCGAAATTCTGTTTGGCGTCGAGCGTGCCGACAGCGGCAGCGCCACAGTTGATGGCAAGGCGATCGAATTGACGTCGCCGCGCGCTGCAATCGCCCATCGCTTCGGGTTTTGCCCGGAGGATCGCAAGACCGATGGGATCATCGGGGATCTCTCTGTCCGGGAAAACATCTCACTTGCGCTGCAGGCCCGCCGCGGATGGGCCCGTCCGATATCGCGAGCGGAGCAGGACAGGCTGGCGGATCACTACATTCGGGCCCTGGATATCCGCACGAGCGATCGCGAGAAGCCGATTCGCCTGCTCTCCGGTGGCAATCAGCAGAAGGCGATCCTCGCGCGCTGGCTCGCGACGAACCCCGAATTCCTGATCCTCGATGAGCCGACACGCGGGATTGATGTCGGCGCCCATGCCGAAATCATCCGACTGATCGAATCCCTCTGCGAGAATGGCATGTCCCTTATCGTAATTTCATCTGAACTCGAGGAGCTGGTCGCCTACAGCTCGCGGGTCATCGTGCTCAAGGATCGGGCCCATATTGCCGAACTCGTCGGTGAGAAGGTCACCACGGACCATATCGTCGAAGCGATCGCGGCGGCCAATGCAAGGGTTGCATCATGAACGGGCTCGTGACTCATGTAAAACGCCTGCTCCCGCAGATCGTCGCCCTTGCCGTCATCGTCTTCCTGATATCGCTCGCCTTTCCCGACTTCTTCAGGATCGAGATCCAGAACGGTAGGCTCTATGGCAGCCTTATCGACATCCTGAACCGCGGCGCGCCGGTGGCGCTCCTTTCCATCGGTATGACCATGGTCATTGCCACGAAGGGGATCGACCTGTCGGTGGGCGCGGTGATTGCGATTTGCGGCGCAGTCGCAGCGGCGGCGATCACGTCCGGTCACTCGCTTGCGGCCACGCTGATAATCGTGCTCTTGGCGGGGCTCGCGTGCGGTCTGTGGAACGGCATTCTGGTCGCCGTTCTCGACATCCAGCCGATCATCGCAACGCTCGTGCTCATGGTGGCGGGACGCGGCATCGCCCAGCTCATCACGGAGGGTGCGATCCTGACCTTCAATGACCCCGGGCTGATCTTCATCGGCAGCGGCTCCTTTGCCGGCCTGCCCATGCCTGTGGTGATCTGGTTGCTGTTCGGCCTGGCAGTGGGCATCGTGGTGCGCAGGACCGCGCTCGGCATGCTGGTCGAGGCCGTCGGGATCAATCGTCGCGCCAGCACGCTATCCGGGGTATCGACCCCTGTTCTGCTCATTGCCGTCTATGCGCTCTCCGGCCTTTGTGCCGCGATCGCCGGCATTATCGCCGCAGCCGATATCAAGGGGGCGGATGCCAACAATGCGGGTCTGTGGCTGGAGCTCGACGCAATCCTCGCGGTCGTCGTTGGCGGCAACTCCCTGCTTGGCGGTCGTTTCAGCATCGCCGGATCACTTCTCGGCGCAATGATCATCCAGGCGATCAACACGGGGATCCTGTTGTCGGGTTTCCCGCCGGAGTTCAACCTCATCATCAAGGCCGCGATCATCGTTTTCATTCTGGTGATCCAGTCGCCTCGCGCGCAGGGCGCTTTCGCCTTCTTCACGCGTGAGCGCGCAGTCGACAATGTTAGGAAGCAGGAAGCGAAATGAATCCGCGCTATCTCCCCCTTGCTGCAACCGTACTGATCTTCATCGTGGCCTATGCGCTCTGCACGCTGCAGTACCCGAACATGCTCTCGACGCGCGTGATAGGCAACCTTCTGACGGACAACGCCTTTCTCGGCATTGCCGCCGTGGGTATGACCTTCGTCATCCTGTCCGGCGGCATCGACCTTTCGATCGGTTCCGTCATTGCCTTTACCGGCGTGTTTCTCGCGGTCGTCCTGGAAAACACAAGCATCCACCCGCTGCTCGCCTTCGTTGCCGTTCTCGCGATCACGACGCTGTTCGGAGCGCTGATGGGCGCGATCATCCATCATCTGGAAATGCCGCCCTTCATCGTCACTCTTGCGGGGATGTTTTTGGCGCGCGGGATGGCCTTCGTCCTGTCGATCGATTCCGTTCCGATCAAGCACCCCTTTTACGCGACGCTGAAGAGCTTCTACTACAAGCTTCCGGGCGGGGGGCGCATTACACTGATCGGCGGCCTTATGCTGCTCGTCTTCGTTGTCGGGATTTTTATCGCCCAGCGCACGCGGTTCGGCACCAATGTCTATGCCCTTGGTGGTGGCGTGCAGACGGCTCGGTTGATGGGTGTGCCAGTCGGTCGCACGACGATCCTGATCTATTCGCTTTCGGGCTTTCTCGCCGGGCTTTCGGGAATCGTATTTTCGCTTTACACGTCGGCAGGATACTCGCTTGCCGCTGTTGGGGTGGAGCTGGATGCGATAGCGGCGGTCGTGATCGGAGGAACACTGCTGACGGGAGGGTCGGGATTCATTGGCGGTACGCTGGTTGGGCTTCTGATCCAGGGTCTGATCCAGACCTACATAACCTTCGACGGGTCACTCTCCAGCTGGTGGACAAAAATACTGATTGGATTCCTGCTCTTTGCGTTCATCCTGTTGCAGAAAGGAATCCTGCACCTGTCAGGAAATACGAGGCGGTACGCCTAGGGGGAGATGAGTTGCGCAAAGGTTTGCTTGAGACCGTCATTACAGGAGCGAATACCCGCACCAGCCATGCGCAGGTGGTGAACGAGCTCGGCAAATCCATTATCGCCGGAGAATTTCCCGTCGGCACGACCCTTCCAGGAGACCAGGAACTTGCCGCCCGCTTCAAAGTCTCGCGCACGGTCTTGCGGGAGGCGATGAAGACGCTGGCCGCCAAGGGGCTCATCGTTCCCCGGGCGCGCATCGGCACGCGCGTCACGCCGAGTTCTCAATGGAACCTCTTCGACAGCGATGTCCTCACCTGGTACTTCACGGTCGGGGTCAGTGAGGAGTTCTTGGTGCATCTCAGCGAGGTGCGGTTGGCGTTCGAACCGCATGCCGCGACCCTGGCGGCCCGCCATGCTTCGGAGGCAGACATCAGCCAGATGATGCGGC contains:
- a CDS encoding BMP family ABC transporter substrate-binding protein — protein: MKKLILALATSAAVLGFAAAASAQDKTKVCFIYVGSKTDGGWTQAHDLGRQALEKELGDKVETPFLENVPEGPDAERAIERMARSGCALIFTTSFGFMDATIKVAEKFPDVKFEHATGYKSAPNVATYNSRFYEGRYIQGQIAAKMSKAGVAGYIASFPIPEVVMGINSFIHGAQSVNPDFKLKVIWANTWFDPGKEADAAKALIDQGVDVLTQHTDTTAPMQVAAERGIKAFGQASDMIKAGPETQLTAIVDTWGAYYIKRTKALLDGTWKSEQIWDGLKDGILTMAPYTNMPDDVKKMAEETEAKIRSGELHPFTGPINKQDGTPWLKEGEKSDDGTLLGMNFYIAGVDDKLPQ
- a CDS encoding ABC transporter permease, whose protein sequence is MGIIEAILLTVVTAATPLVLAAIGELVTERAGVLNLGVEGMMIMGAVLAFAATQATGSPYVGIVAGIAGGALFSLLFGFLTLTLVANQVATGLALTILGLGVSGQIGESYVGVSGIKLPPISIPLLSEIPYLGPLLFRQDLIFYMSIALVIGVNWFLFRSRTGLKIRAIGDSHASAHALGIGVIRMRYIGVMFGGACAGLAGAQLSLVYTPQWVENMSAGRGWIALALVVFASWRPWRLLAGGYLFGAVSISQLHAQALGLGIPSQFLSALPYAATIIVLVLISHNRRMTLINTPASLGKPFVPDR
- a CDS encoding ABC transporter permease, whose translation is MRIELEKRPQSSVLFSILSPFIALVLTVIAGGIMFALLGKDPLSALYSFFVEPLLDVWSLHEIAIKAAPLILIGVGLSVCYRSNNWNIGAEGQFIAGAIMGSIVPVVFHEWHSPLVLPLMLVFGMIGGALYAAIPAFLKAHMNTNEILTSLMLVYIAQLFLDWLVRGPWRSPEGFNFPVTRNFAPEAILPELVSSGRTNLGFAFAIVAALAIWFMMRYTLKGFEITVLGQSERAGRFAGFSARKMIWFSMLLSGALAGLAGVSEVSGVINKLQPIISPGYGFTAIIVAFLGRLNPLGIIAAGLFLALTYVGGEAVQLTLSVSDKVTRVFQGLLLFFVLSCDTLIQYRIRLLFSGRAATAEGGAQ
- the ytfR gene encoding galactofuranose ABC transporter, ATP-binding protein YtfR; the protein is MHANGDTILSAIGIDKIFPGARALNRVDFTLKRGEVHALLGENGAGKSTLVKCMTGAYRRDGGKIVLDDVEVDPRNTLEAQNLGIGTVYQEVNLLPNLSVAENLFLGRQPRHFGFVQTRKMNRLARELLAEYELDLDVTAELSRFSVAIQQVVAIARAVDLSGKVLILDEPTASLDAHEVAMLFRIVRRLKARGLGIVFITHFLEQVYEISDRITVLRNGQLVGTRDTAGLERREMIAMMLGRELQAEVHTKGSAASSAGEVRYRFSNFGRHGHIQPFDLEVRAGEVVGVAGLLGSGRTETAEILFGVERADSGSATVDGKAIELTSPRAAIAHRFGFCPEDRKTDGIIGDLSVRENISLALQARRGWARPISRAEQDRLADHYIRALDIRTSDREKPIRLLSGGNQQKAILARWLATNPEFLILDEPTRGIDVGAHAEIIRLIESLCENGMSLIVISSELEELVAYSSRVIVLKDRAHIAELVGEKVTTDHIVEAIAAANARVAS
- the ytfQ gene encoding galactofuranose ABC transporter, galactofuranose-binding protein YtfQ, translating into MKLKTALASATILAACFFNSASAADLTVGFSQIGSESGWRAAETTLTKQQAQERGIDLKFADAQQKQENQIKALRSFIAQGVDAILVAPVVATGWDEVLQEAKDAEIPVILLDRTVDASDDLYMTAVTSDLVHEGNVAGKWLVDTVAGKPCNVVELQGTTGSSPAIDRKKGFEQALAGNDNLKIIRSQTGDFTRTKGKEVMESFLKAEDGGKNICALYAHNDDMAVGAIQAIKEAGLKPGTDILVVSIDAVPDIFQAMAAGEANATVELTPNMAGPAFDALAAYLKDGTQPKKWIQTESKLYTQADDPSKVYEEKKGLGY